The genome window AAGATAATCAAGTCGTTATCTGAGCTTGAGAATCACATCGATTCCTTAAACGAAAAAGTAGCAGATATCAAAAAAACGCTAACTTCCAAGACTCAAACCGAGCTTGAATCACTAAAAACCCAAGTAACTCAAATGGCAATTAAGGAGGCTGAATCCATAATCTCAGAAACCAAGGCAAAGGCAGAACAACAATCAAAAAAGATTGCTGCCGAAGGAGAAGCAAAATTGGCCAAGCTCAAAGCCACAGTTGAATCCAAATCTAATGAGGCGGTAGACAGCGTAGTTTCAACTATTCTAAAGCCATAAAACCTTAAATCCAAAAGATCACCTTGTATAGCATCAGCGCATTAGAACACTGTCGTATTGGCGTTGCCACCACCTATGGCAAATCCTACTTTCAATTTGTCAAAACACTCAAAATTTTAAATGTAAAATATGATTCTCTTCTCCCAGACGAGATTGAAAGTTATTCTGGAAATCTTATATTCACAACAGCGGAAGAATCGCCAAAATTTGCAAATCAGCCAATACTATATGAGGAGATCCTAAAAGAAGATCCTACTGTAATCCAGGGAATAATAATTGAAATGCTAGATTCTGGACTAAATGATAACGAGCTTTTAATTGGCATTGATCCTGGACAACGAATAGGCCTTTCAGTTCTGTATTTTGGCAAAGAAATTGAAAGGGGATTGTATAATTCGCCGGAGGATCTTGCAAACCACGTTGCCAAAATTCTTGGCGGATTAAAGGCTGAACGAAAAATAATCAAAATAGGAAACGGTAACATGCAGGTAACAAAACAAATTACAACTCTCCTTAACCTTAGATTCTGCTCCCACTTTGAGCTAGAATTAGTAGATGAGCGCAAAACCACAAAAAAAATCAAAAACTACAACAAGCGCGGTGAGCGTGATATGATGTCTGCAAAATTCATCACCCAAAGAGAGGGTTACAGACGTTTCGTCTTGCCGCTTTCAAGAACTGGCTGATTTTTACTAAATTAATTTCAAAAACGTAAAAAATTCACGCCTAAATCGGCTAAATACCATGCGTAAAAAAGACGTTAGATATTTATATAACTTGACGATTTTTTGTCAAATTGATCAAGCTAATTGCCAGGATCAACTATGATTTTTATGCAATTTATGTAAAAATTATGTAAAAAATATGGATCCATCCTTAAATATTTACGATTCCTATATCATATTACAAGTGAATACAACATGACATGTAAAGGAATCTGCTCTAGATACAAGGCACAAAAGCCAGTAGGAACTGGACGTTATGCTTCCGGACAGAGACGATGTCAAATTTGTGAAATCTTCATCAAATGGGAAGGCCTTTGGTGCCCATGCTGCGGTTATAGATTGAGAACAAAACCACGAAATCTCAAGTACAAAGCCAAGCTACGTGCCAGAGTAGAAGCCGAAGCCCAAGAGGCAATAGCAGTACAACCAAACGTTGAGGTGGCAGAAGAAGTAACAGCAACAAAAGTAAAAAGAACAAGAAAAGCCAAAACCGCAACCAAAGTCAAAGCTGAGACTAAGCAAGCAATACAGCCAGACACTGAGGTAACAGCAACAAAAGTAAAAAGAACAAGAAAATCCAAAGCCGCAATCGAAGTTGAAACTGGTGCCAAAGAAGCGATATCAATAAAGGCATAATCTCTATTCAAGAAAGTAATGTCAAGTTCTGACTACAGTAAGATAACTGTAGAAACAGAAAATCGGAAATTCGATGTCAAAATTGAAAAGTACGACAACGGTTTTTTTATTTCTATAACTGAAGGCGTCAATAAGCTTGGCGCAATGATGATATCCGTGGGGATAGGTCCATCGCCTAGCACATCAACAATAATTCCCGCAAGAACAGATGCGCTTTTCCTAAAACTGATCTCTCAAAAACTGGCATCCTACGTAAAAGGTGTATGCATTGTTTCATTATTCACACAGAAGGAGCTTGGAGCAAACGTAGGTAAAGTTCTAATTGAGAAAATTATTGAGGCAATTCGAGAATGACTGATATCCGCACTTTCATTGAGAAAATAAAAAAAACGAGACAGTTATCTATTATAAAAAAGAGCGTTTCTACTAAGTATGAAATTGCGGCAGTTACGGCAAAGATGGATGGAGCAAACGCGGTCCTCTTTGAAAACATCAAAGAAAGCAAATTGCGCCTTGTTGCAAACTTGGTTGGCACAAGGGAAAGATTTGCAAGCGCCGTATCTGCAACGGAATCAACAATTCACAGTAAAGTGATATCTGCAATAGAGAATGCAAAAAAACCGAAAATTATCCTAGGTGGGAAATTCTTAGAAAATTCTTCAAAGGATCTATCGATTCTTCCAATAGTGACTCACTTTGAAAAAGAATCAGGACCGTTTATCACATCATCAATAATTTACACGTTAAATCAGGAAAAAAAGGCACAAAACTCGTCATTTCACAGGTTGATGCCGTTAGATAAGACTCATTTTTCCATACGAATGGTGGAAGGAAGACACCTTCATAGAACATTTGTCCATGCAAAGGAACACGGCGAGGATCTCAAAGTGGCAATAACTGTCGGAGTTCATCCAGCAGTATCCATTGCCGGCGCATATCAGGCAGAATGGGGGGAAGACGAACTGGAGATAGCAAACTCGCTTTTGGCAGGAAAGCTCACACTCACAAAACTGCCATACTCTGGCATGAAAGTGCCGTCTACTGCAGAAATAGTTTTGGAAGGAAAAATACTGCAGGACAAAACCCACAAAGAATGGATGGTTGAGATGCTTCGAACATATGATTTTGCAAGAGAGCAACCTGTCTTTGAGCTTGAAAAGCTATACTATAGGAATAATGCAATTTTTCATGATGTTCTGGCAGGATATTCAGAACACAGATTACTAATGGGAATGCCAATTGAGGCAAAGCTTAACCGTGATGTCAAAAAGACAATTCCACAAACAAAACAAGTGGTGATGACAAACGGCGGATGTAATTGGCTGCATGCTGTAGTGCAAATTTCAAAAAAGAAAGATATTGATGCGAAAAAAGCAATCGAAAAGACGTTTGCCGCTCATCGCTCACTTAAGATGGTAACAATAGTGGACGATGACATTGACCCGTCTGATCCAGTTCAGGTGGAATATGCGATGGCAACAAGATTCCAGGCTGATAAGGACCTTACAATAATTGAAAAGGTGAGAGGCTCAAGCCTTGACCCGTCTAGTGATCAGAAGAACCTGCTTACCACAAAGCTTGGAATTGATGCAACTCGGCCTCTGTCAAAACGACCAGAAGGATTTGAAATAGCAAAAATCCCAAGAGAAAATAAAATCTCACTCAAAGACTATTTGTGACGCTTTTGGGAAAATTTTCAAAGTTGAATGTTCAAGCTTTGAATTTTTTTGATAATCTCATCATGATTTGCCTCTACATCTAATGAGAAAATAAGTAGTCCGTCATCTAGGAAAAGCGTTACCAATTTTACGTATTCTTTGGCAGTTATCATCCAATTTGTCTTGCCTAGCGGCCCGTCAAACATTTCCTCCATGTTTGCCTTGACTGATGCATAATAGTGCGCCAAATTTCCTAGCTCTGCATCAAGGAGAGGTTTCTTGCCCTGATGTCTTGCAAATGCGATTAGCTTCCTATCTTTGATCCTCCCAACGAATCGTATTGAATCGTCTATTGCTAGGACTTCATTACATGCTACAAGCGGAGTAATCTGCTTACTCATAGGGATTGCTCCAGAAAATGTTCCAATTTAATATTATCGTATGCCTTCCCAAGCTGGGTTTTTTGCATACTTTTTAAAAGCCTTTTGAAAATTAAGAAATCTAGTGACACTTTTACCATCTGTCACTGGCAAACAATTTCTTTAATAATTTTGAATATTGTTTTATTGATTTTTAATTAAACCGAGTTTTTTCTTTGTAGCAAAGATGACCTAATTGTAACCAGTAATTATGACTGCATGAGGAGTGATAACCATTGTTACGATCCGATCATTTGTTTTCTTGCAATATGATAAATCACTGATAATTTCTACGCGTCTTTTATTAGTAAATTTACAAAAATTAATTCAATGAAAGCAAAATACGCACTAGAACAGTCAGCCCTTGAGCAAAAATGCGATACATTGCTCAAAGAAAACGAAATTCGCTTCGTGGGACTGATCAATTCTATGGGAAGACTCGTGGCGGGAGGATTCAAGTCTTGTATAGATTCGCCAGAAGACGAAGCAGAACGGCAAAAAATGTACATGGAGCTTGTCTTGAGAGTTTCAATGAGAAAAGATTTTGACTATTGTCTTGGTGAAGTCAAATATTCCGCATCGCGGAGGGAAAAGGCAGTTATGATGAGCTTTCCAATTGATTCGTTTGTGATGCTGATTTCGGCCGAACCAAATGTCGATATTGACAAAACAGCCGGCAAAATAATCAAAACAATTGAGCTAAACTAGTTTTTCAAATTAGATTTTTTCGATAAACGGTTATACAAAAAATAAAACAGCGTACCTGACACAATAACACCAATTCCCATTGATATGACATATAGATTTAGCTGAATTAGTCCTAAAATTGGTGTAATGATTCCAAGCGCTGCAAGAATTGGAAATTTTTTTACGTTTAATGGTGATTTGAATGGTCTTTCAAAATCTGGCTCTTTATAACGCAGCCAAATCAACGATAAATTCACCAAAATGAAAACCATGATTATTGTAAATACTGAGATATTCGCAATTGTTATGATGTCTCCTGTAAACACAAATGCTATTGACAAAAATCCGATGACTATTACTGCAAGCCATGGTGTCTTTCGCTGTCTGTGCACAATGCCAAAAATTGCAGGAAGTGCACTATCTTTCGATATGCCATAAAGAATTCTTGAGCCTGATACTAGCATGATGAGGACAGTGTTTGTAGTCGCAAATAATGCAATAAATGAAAGAATAATCTGTGCCTGTGGACCTAGCGCCTTTTTTACGACGTCTGCAAGCGGAGCAATAGAAGAATCTAATTCTTGCCAGCTAAGAACACGAATTGTAGATACTGAAACCAAAACATAGACTATCGCAGTAATCGATATTGAAAGAATGATTGCCCTTGGAAGTACCTTTTTTGGATTGCGTATCTCTTCTGCAATATTTGCAATATTCTCAAATCCGATATATGCAAAAAACACTAATGTAAATGCAGAAAATATGCCACCTAAACCATGAGGTGCATCAAAATAATCAATCGGCGTATTACCAAATAACGTAAATCCAATCCAGATAACAAGTGTAAGGCCTGCTGCCTCTATTATGGTAAAAATCACATTCATCGAAGATGATTCTCTTATTCCAAAAAAATTAACAAATGATAACACGATAATTATCAATATTGCTGAAATCAAAACTGGTGCGCCAAACAAGTCTGCAAAATATCCACCAAAACCCAATGCAATAGTTGATGCTGAAATTATTGCAACAAATAACGTGAGCCAGCCAACGATGAACGCCACAAAATTATTTTTAAATGCATTTTTTACAAAAGAATACTCCGCAGCAGCCTTTGGATACATTGAGGAAAGCTCTGCATAGCTTAACCCTGTAAACACCGCAGCCAGTGCAGCCAAAACGAACGAAATCCATAATGAGTTTCCAGCCATTCCAGCTGCGTCTCCAATGAGTGCATAAATTCCAGCACCAAGTATGAGACCTACTCCATACATCGTGGTCTGAAAAAGACCAAGATGCCGCTTAAGCTCTGCCATGGTTTTTTGCTGTTTGATAATTATTTTATCTCTTTAATGAGATTCAAAGATGATAACTTGATTCATGCCTAATTTTCAGGACTGATAATCATAATTTTCGTTAAATAGTGATAACATGATAATATGGCTAAATTGGAAGGAGTGACTAATTCTGTTTCCCCAACTAATCCTTGACACTCTCTTCCAATTTTAATAACATGGTTTCAATTATGAAAATTGTATTCTCTATACATATAGAATAAAGCAAAATTTTGTCTATGAATGGTGATAAGAAATTTCTAATTTTTGGGCTAGTTGGGGGCTTTGTTGCACTTGCGGCAATTTTTGGCTATGCGAGCATGGGGTACGTAAGACCGTTTAACATCTTTTGGCCGGAGGAAGTAAGGCAGACACTAGAATTTCGAAATGTAGGTGGAGAAACGGTGGTGGTAGGAACAGTTGGAAACGCTGGTACAAACCCAGACCTGATCATGAGGACTGGCGACTTTTCCTATATCATTACGGTAAAAAACAAAGATACAATTTCGCATCAGTTGTATGTGGACGGAGTTGACATTAAAACAAAATTACTACAGCCAGAAGAAGAAGACAAAATAATCATTCGCAGTAAAAATGACGCCATGTTTAACTATTATGATATAGCCGATGGAAAAAAGTTTCTTGGAACAATTCAAGTAGTCCATGTAATTCCAATTGATAGGCTAGAAGCAAATAACAAGTAGCTGGAATATTCATAGGGAATATATGATTTCAATAATAGGTGCTGGAAAAGTGGGTTCTGCGGTTGGTTTCCTTTGCGGATCTTTTTCACTCGATAACATTGTTCTGATTAATCGAGACGAAAAAAAGGCAGTTGGTGAAGCACTAGATATTACAAATGCGATTCCTGCATCTTCATCAATATCAATTACTGGGACGAGTGATTATTCCAAAATAAAAGATTCCAAAGTGGTTGTAATTACTGCAAGTAGTGGTATACACCTACAAAGCAGAAGCGAGATAATGTATGATCAGGCAAAAATGATTCAGAAAATAGCCTCAAATATTGTAAAATACGCACCAGACTCAAAAATTCTAATGATTACAAACCCCGTAGACGTCCTTACTTATGTAGTACAAAAAGAGGCCTCATTTTTATCAAAAAACGTAATCGGTGTTGCCTCGAGTCTTGATTCTGGTAGATTTAGGTATCTCCTAGCGCAAGAATTTGGAACAAACCAATCTGAAATTCAAAATGCAATAGTGATGGGTGAACATGACGATACGATGGTTCCGATATTTTCGCAAGCAAAATACAATGGAAAACCTGTAACTGATTTTTTAGATGATGCGCAAGTATTGAAAATTACTTTGGCTGTTAGAAACTATTGGAAATATCTACGAGACTATAAAGGACACTCAGCTTTTGGTATTGCAAAGAATACGTTTGATATAATCAAGAGTATAATAAAAGATGAAACACTAGATGTTCCTGCATCTGTTTTACTCGATGGGCAGTATGGATTGTATGATGTTTGTATCGGGATTCCTCTTACGATCAGCAAAAATGGCGTAGATAAAACCCATCAAATTGAAATTACACAAAACGAAAAAGAATCTTTGTCAAAATCAGCTTACACTGTAAAAAACAACATCATAAAAGTATTGGACTTTCTGAAAAACTAGATTATGATTTGATTTACCAGCTTTTGTAAAGATAAAATCCTCCTTATTGGAATCTTTGTCTTGTGTGCAAATTCTCCAACGTCGATATCTAGCAGATCTTTTGCAATCATTATTTTATTTTGAAAAAACGACTCCAATTCTTTTCCAGTCGGACTTAATATCGTAATGGGGTACAGCTTTTTGTCCTCAATCATCCTTTCCAATCCAGCATCTTGGGGATATCTCCACGACAATATCTTTTGGGATACACAATTTGCGTATCTTATCACATCAGACGATACTTTGGTATTGCAGACAAGCATTTCATTGTCAAATTTGTCGGCAAGGTCCAAAAATCGTGCATGTGTGTACAATGATTCCTTTAGTCCTGTGTATTTTCCAGGTAAATTATGATATTTACACTCAACTAGCCATTTTCTTTTATCTTGGTCCGATTCCACTGCAAGATCCACCTCATGTATGATGCATCTGCCCTGAACCTCCGAACTTATTGATCTTACCGTATACCCGTATTTCTCAAGAATCTGCCCAACGAAAGTCTCAAATGAAAATCCTGCAGGACCCATCATCATTATTGATTCTTTTAGGCGGTATCTTTGTTTGATGGCTGGGCTTTCAGTTTGCAAGAGAAGCCTGAGTACCATGCCGTAGATTTGCTTTGTAGTCATTCCATGATGTATTTGGTGATGGACTTGCCTAGCTATCTTTTTAGCTGATCTTGGGTTTGCGCCTGCCCTAATACATGTAGATTCTACTTTTCTGACATCGAATATTGCCTTTTCCCCATTTGCTTTTATTATGATGATTTTTTTCAAAGGTCCTACTCATTCCAGAAATCTAATTTTTATGTCTGACATGAAATAAAATACGATAAAGTGTATTTATTAAATTTGGACAAATCCCATCTTTGAGAATCTTATTTTGTTTTCAATTCTGAAAATCGTCTCGTCTTGTATATACTGGAAATTGTGACTGCATATATGGTAAATCAATATGTTTGGGTTGGTATTGCAATCGGCGTATTCATTGCAGGCCTGGGCATCGGTTCTGCGATAAATCAGTACTCCATTACTCCTAACATGATGGCGCAAAATATGCAACAAATGATGCAAAATCCATCACAAAGGCAACAAACGATGAATCAGTGGATGCAAGATCCACAGGTCGTGACTGATTTGATGAATACAATGATGTCAAATCCACAAGTAATGCAACAAATGCATCAAATGATGATGGACAATCCAGAACACACTAAGCAAATGCATCAAATGATGATGGACAATCCAGAACACACTAAGCAAATGCATCAAATGATGATGGACAATCCAGAACACACTAAGCAAATGCATCAAATGATGATGGACAATCCAGAGCACATGAAACAGATGATGAAAATGATGCAAAACATGACTGGTGTGATGGATCCAATGATGCATGGTAGCCAATAATAACAAAATCTCGCTTTTTTATTTTCAAACCTGCTTTTTTCCAACATTTTTAATCTTCCAACTTCAACTTGAAAATGATGAAGTGGCATTTTGAGGATTTTGTTTACGGTTCCATAGATGGTTCTGTAACGACTTTTGCTATAGTCGCAGGAGCGATTGGCGCGTCATTATCGCCAATGGTTATACTTATTCTTGGGTTTGCCAATCTATTTGCAGATGGATTTTCAATGGCAATTGGAAATTATCAGGCGTCAAAAACTAGAATTGAATTCATTCAGAAAGAAAGGAAAAGGGAAGAATGGGAAATTGATAACATGGCCGAATCTGAAAAACAGGAAATACGTGACATTTATACAAAAAAAGGATTCACAAGTGATCTTTTGGATGAAATTGTCAGAGTCATCACTGCAAGAAAAAAAGTTTGGATAGACACGATGATGAAAGAAGAACTTGGTTTAATTGAAGACGGTAGAAAGCCAACTGATACCGCACTAAGCACCTTTTTTGGATTTAATATAATTGGACTTATTCCACTAATCCCGTTTATTTTTCTTTATACTACCGGCTTAGCAGTTTCTGTTTCTGACAGCTTTTTGTATTCTGTTGTTTTTACAGGCGGTGCATTTTTCCTAATTGGAATAATCAAAGGAAAAATTGTTAAAAGATCACTTTTCCGTTCTGGTCTGACTACCCTAATGGTTGGAGGAATTGCCGCAACTGTGGCTTATGCAGTTGGTTATTTGTTGAGTTATTTTATCAAATAATTAGTAATTTGCTACTGCTTCTTCATTGTCATTATCAAATATTTTGGAAAGTGCCCTATAGTACGTCTTTCTCATATCTTCCTTATTACAGACAGTAAACAGCTTGACAATGTCAGTTGCAGTGACAATTCCCAATAATTGATCTCCATCTATTACTGGAAGCTTGCGCACTTTCCTAGAATACATCAGGTCTGCAGCCACCCAAGCTTCGTCATCTGGTCCTATGTGGATAAGTGGAGATGACATCACCTGCCTCACTTTTGTTTGTATTGGGTATGCATGAGCAGCAATCTTTATTGCAAAATCTCTATCTGTCATGATTCCAAGGGGGGTATTTTTTTCCATTATTAGAACAGCGCCAACACCGGCCTTTTCCATAGTCTTTGCAGCTTCATTTACTGTAACTGAGGAATCTACTGAAATTATGGCTCTTGTCATTATATCCTTTACAAGAATTATTTGAGGTGTCTGTGCCATTGATTGAATAATAAATATTTGATATATGAGTAATATGCGAATTATCAACGCTGAAAATCAATTTAGATAATCAATGCGTGTTTTTAATCTTGGACAAAATAACTATTTTTGGTCGTGGTAAGCTCTAAAATCAAAAGAATCCTAGTTGCGCTTGACGGTTCAAAAGGATCCTCCCAAGCATTGGATGAAGCAATTTATCTTGCTAGAGAGTGTCAGGCAACACTTTTTGGCGTCTATGTAATTCCTTTGTTTTCGGTTAATTACAGAAAACCGTCATCTAGTTTAGCAAAGATGTTTTTGGAAAATGGGCATAAAGTTTTAGAAGATGCAAAAATAAGATCTGCACGAAATGGAATCTTATTTTATGAAAAAATTGTAAATGGAAACGAGGGATACAAAATCATATCCTATGCAAAAGGGAACAAAATAGACATGATAGTGTTAGGATCACGGGGAAACAGTAATGTCAAAGAGCTCCTTCTTGGAAGTGTATCACATTATGTGGTTCACAAATCACCGATCCCGGTTCTTGTTGTAAAATAACGATAATGATTCTCAAGCATGATATTCTTGTCAGCCGTATTTAATCCTCAAAAATTAATACCGTAATGTGCTCATAAAGAATCCCGGGTTACGCAGTACACTGATAAAGAAAGCAATAACAGTCACACCACAAACCGGCATACTTGATGCAATCGAGGTAATCCAAAAATACAGAATTGGAAGACTGGTGGTTATAGACAGGACAAGAAAGCCCATTGGAATTATAACTGAGAAAGACATGCTCAAAGCACTATATCCACTAGATAGCAAGCCAATCGGTTCAATTCGAGTAGGGGATTTAATGTCAAAAAACCTGATCACTGTAACAAAAAAAGACTCTGTGTATCGATGTGCCAAAATAATGAAAGACAACAACATAAGCTCAGTAATCGTGTTGCACGATGATGGTAATCTTGATGGAATTTTAACAAAGACTGATCTAGTTTTTAATTTTCTAAATCAAGAATCCACCCCACTTAAGATATCGAAAATCATGACAACAAAAGTTGTTACTGTTTCGCAAAAAGATTCTTTATTCTTGGTTGAAAGCATGTTGATAAACAACAAAATTTCAAGAGTCGTAGTTGTACAAAATCAAAAACCTGTAGGAATTATTACCTATAGGGATTTTATTCCAGCAAGAATACCAAATAGACTTGGAACATATACGGATCCAAATGAGCTAAGGGATATGTGGTACAGTCCACATCCAAATCAATTCAACATAAATCAACTAAGTTATGTCTTGACATTCAAAGCAGAGGATATCATGACCAAGAATCCAGCAACAATAGAAGACTCTGACGATGTTTCCATGGCTGCCCTTGTTATGTATAGGTACGGTATAAGTGGAATTCCTGTAGTGAAACAATCCAAACTTGTGGGAATAGTTACAAAATCTGATATTGTATTTGCGTTAGCAGAAGAAGCTTGACATTCCAGGACGACTATCTCACAACTGCCAATCTAAAATGATACACGATAGACTACATGCGGGAAAACTTCTTGCGGAAAAACTAGCTCCAACTATCAAGGGCAAAAACTGCCTCGTTCTTGCCATACCTCGAGGAGGTGTAATCGTGGGCGACGAAATTGCCAGAAGACTAAATCTTCCATTAGATATCATAATTTCCAAAAAAATTACACCCCCCGACTATCCTGAATATGCAGTAGGTGCAATAACCTATGACGGCGTTCTGTATTATGGACATGAATGGGAGAGATATGCAAATGATCCTCGATTTGAGGCTGAAATAAATAAAAAGAAAACAGAGGTCACAAGACAAATCGAAGCATATCGTGGGAACACCAATTATAATTTTGATGATAAGA of Candidatus Nitrosotenuis sp. DW1 contains these proteins:
- a CDS encoding UbiD family decarboxylase produces the protein MTDIRTFIEKIKKTRQLSIIKKSVSTKYEIAAVTAKMDGANAVLFENIKESKLRLVANLVGTRERFASAVSATESTIHSKVISAIENAKKPKIILGGKFLENSSKDLSILPIVTHFEKESGPFITSSIIYTLNQEKKAQNSSFHRLMPLDKTHFSIRMVEGRHLHRTFVHAKEHGEDLKVAITVGVHPAVSIAGAYQAEWGEDELEIANSLLAGKLTLTKLPYSGMKVPSTAEIVLEGKILQDKTHKEWMVEMLRTYDFAREQPVFELEKLYYRNNAIFHDVLAGYSEHRLLMGMPIEAKLNRDVKKTIPQTKQVVMTNGGCNWLHAVVQISKKKDIDAKKAIEKTFAAHRSLKMVTIVDDDIDPSDPVQVEYAMATRFQADKDLTIIEKVRGSSLDPSSDQKNLLTTKLGIDATRPLSKRPEGFEIAKIPRENKISLKDYL
- a CDS encoding DUF6659 family protein encodes the protein MKAKYALEQSALEQKCDTLLKENEIRFVGLINSMGRLVAGGFKSCIDSPEDEAERQKMYMELVLRVSMRKDFDYCLGEVKYSASRREKAVMMSFPIDSFVMLISAEPNVDIDKTAGKIIKTIELN
- a CDS encoding APC family permease; translation: MAELKRHLGLFQTTMYGVGLILGAGIYALIGDAAGMAGNSLWISFVLAALAAVFTGLSYAELSSMYPKAAAEYSFVKNAFKNNFVAFIVGWLTLFVAIISASTIALGFGGYFADLFGAPVLISAILIIIVLSFVNFFGIRESSSMNVIFTIIEAAGLTLVIWIGFTLFGNTPIDYFDAPHGLGGIFSAFTLVFFAYIGFENIANIAEEIRNPKKVLPRAIILSISITAIVYVLVSVSTIRVLSWQELDSSIAPLADVVKKALGPQAQIILSFIALFATTNTVLIMLVSGSRILYGISKDSALPAIFGIVHRQRKTPWLAVIVIGFLSIAFVFTGDIITIANISVFTIIMVFILVNLSLIWLRYKEPDFERPFKSPLNVKKFPILAALGIITPILGLIQLNLYVISMGIGVIVSGTLFYFLYNRLSKKSNLKN
- a CDS encoding malate dehydrogenase, with the translated sequence MISIIGAGKVGSAVGFLCGSFSLDNIVLINRDEKKAVGEALDITNAIPASSSISITGTSDYSKIKDSKVVVITASSGIHLQSRSEIMYDQAKMIQKIASNIVKYAPDSKILMITNPVDVLTYVVQKEASFLSKNVIGVASSLDSGRFRYLLAQEFGTNQSEIQNAIVMGEHDDTMVPIFSQAKYNGKPVTDFLDDAQVLKITLAVRNYWKYLRDYKGHSAFGIAKNTFDIIKSIIKDETLDVPASVLLDGQYGLYDVCIGIPLTISKNGVDKTHQIEITQNEKESLSKSAYTVKNNIIKVLDFLKN
- a CDS encoding restriction endonuclease encodes the protein MKKIIIIKANGEKAIFDVRKVESTCIRAGANPRSAKKIARQVHHQIHHGMTTKQIYGMVLRLLLQTESPAIKQRYRLKESIMMMGPAGFSFETFVGQILEKYGYTVRSISSEVQGRCIIHEVDLAVESDQDKRKWLVECKYHNLPGKYTGLKESLYTHARFLDLADKFDNEMLVCNTKVSSDVIRYANCVSQKILSWRYPQDAGLERMIEDKKLYPITILSPTGKELESFFQNKIMIAKDLLDIDVGEFAHKTKIPIRRILSLQKLVNQIII
- a CDS encoding VIT1/CCC1 transporter family protein, whose amino-acid sequence is MMKWHFEDFVYGSIDGSVTTFAIVAGAIGASLSPMVILILGFANLFADGFSMAIGNYQASKTRIEFIQKERKREEWEIDNMAESEKQEIRDIYTKKGFTSDLLDEIVRVITARKKVWIDTMMKEELGLIEDGRKPTDTALSTFFGFNIIGLIPLIPFIFLYTTGLAVSVSDSFLYSVVFTGGAFFLIGIIKGKIVKRSLFRSGLTTLMVGGIAATVAYAVGYLLSYFIK
- a CDS encoding CBS domain-containing protein, whose protein sequence is MAQTPQIILVKDIMTRAIISVDSSVTVNEAAKTMEKAGVGAVLIMEKNTPLGIMTDRDFAIKIAAHAYPIQTKVRQVMSSPLIHIGPDDEAWVAADLMYSRKVRKLPVIDGDQLLGIVTATDIVKLFTVCNKEDMRKTYYRALSKIFDNDNEEAVANY
- a CDS encoding universal stress protein, which translates into the protein MVSSKIKRILVALDGSKGSSQALDEAIYLARECQATLFGVYVIPLFSVNYRKPSSSLAKMFLENGHKVLEDAKIRSARNGILFYEKIVNGNEGYKIISYAKGNKIDMIVLGSRGNSNVKELLLGSVSHYVVHKSPIPVLVVK
- a CDS encoding CBS domain-containing protein, translated to MLIKNPGLRSTLIKKAITVTPQTGILDAIEVIQKYRIGRLVVIDRTRKPIGIITEKDMLKALYPLDSKPIGSIRVGDLMSKNLITVTKKDSVYRCAKIMKDNNISSVIVLHDDGNLDGILTKTDLVFNFLNQESTPLKISKIMTTKVVTVSQKDSLFLVESMLINNKISRVVVVQNQKPVGIITYRDFIPARIPNRLGTYTDPNELRDMWYSPHPNQFNINQLSYVLTFKAEDIMTKNPATIEDSDDVSMAALVMYRYGISGIPVVKQSKLVGIVTKSDIVFALAEEA
- a CDS encoding phosphoribosyltransferase is translated as MIHDRLHAGKLLAEKLAPTIKGKNCLVLAIPRGGVIVGDEIARRLNLPLDIIISKKITPPDYPEYAVGAITYDGVLYYGHEWERYANDPRFEAEINKKKTEVTRQIEAYRGNTNYNFDDKTIILVDDGIATGATVCAILQWLLQKQVKEIILAIPVIPFVTQEIIKQFGIQIIALEAPMDFSSVGQFYRKFDQIPDQIVISILEKYKSK